The genomic DNA ATCTTCGATGCCATCTGGCGTCAGCTGCTTCTCCGGTGCGAGGAGTTGGGGGCATTGACTGGACATGGCAGTCCGCCGATGGATCGATGGGCAAAGCGATGGGCAAAGCGACCATCCCCGCCGACGCGGTCGGACCCAACCCGACGGATCGCGGAAAAAAGGGGTGAAACGAAGCGTCGTCGTGGAGAGCAACGGTGGCCCGTTGGGCGTGACGATCGCCGGAGCCAACGTCCACGACACCCAGCTGCTTGCCGCGACGCTGGATGCCATCGTTCTCGCGTCGCCGTTTCCGACGGAGGAACAGCCGCTGCACTTGTGTCTCGACAAGGCGTATGACAACCCCACGGGAGCGCAAGCGATCGCCGATTCCGGTTACATCGGACACGTCCGTCGAATCGGCGAGGAGAAGCTCGACGATCACGGGGAGAAGACCCATCCGGCGCGACGTTGGGTGGTGGAGCGCACGATGGCGTGGTTGGCCAAGTACCGCTCGATTCGGGTGCGCTATGAGGTCAAACCGGAGAACTACTGCGGACTGGTGAAGCTCGCCTGCATCCTCATCTGGGCGCGCATCTGGCATCGGCTCAAAGCCGCGTACGCGGATTGAGATAGACTCTTAGGAAATGAGGTCAGACATCAGGACATCTCGGCAAACGTCTGTGCCTCCGCATCATTGCGGGGTACGTCGCGCGGTGTCATTATGGCGAGTGTGGGGAGACCTGACGAAGGGACCAAGCAGATGAGCTACGACATCGGCATGAGCGCGATCCGACTGGAGTCGCCCGCACGGCTGGGCCACAGCGAGTACTGCAGCAACTACGCCCTGGTCCGAGCGGTGACGGGCACCGACCCGCGAACAGACGGTAGCGCTTGGGGCAAGTTCCAGGATGCCTGGGAGCTCGACTTCCTGTGGGTCACCAACGACGGTCCGCGAGGCTGGAAGGGGCGTGTCACGGATATGGGGCACGCCGAGTTCCTCGAAGGCGGGATCGACCGCCGAGACCACGTCCACTACCCGTTCCAGACCGTTGAAGACGTTTGGTCGTTCGACGCGGTCGAGGAGTACGGGCTCACGCCGATGGACGAGCTCGTCGACTACTACGACCGCACGTACACGTCGTCGCAGGCGGCACACCCGAATCAGATCTACACCGGCGGCTACTACAAGACGATTGTCTCCGGCGCGATCCAGGCGTTCGGATGGGACATGCTCTTGGAGGCGGCAGCCGACCAGCGTCGGTTCGACCGCGTGCTGGAGAGCTTCTTCCGCCTCACGATGCATCACGTTCAGGCGTGGGCGAAGACTTCGTGCGAGGTGTTCATCCAACACGATGACATGGTGTGGACCGAAGGCGCGTTCATGCACCCCGACTTCTACCGAAGCGCCATCTTCCCTCGGTTCAAGCAGCTCTGGGACGTCCTCCATGAGGCAGGTAAGACGATCCTCTTCTGCTCCGACGGCGACTTCACGGAGTTCGTCGACGACATCGCCGATGCGGGCGCGGACGGATTCATCTTCGAGCCGTTGACCGATCTCGACACGGTGATCGAGCGTTACGGCAAGACCAAGGTCATCGTCGGGAGCAAGCTCGACTGCCGCACGCTCACCTTCGGCACGCCCGACAAGATACGCCACGAGGTCGACGAAACGCTGAAGATCGCCAAGGACTGCCCGGGCTTCTTCTTCGCCGTCGGCAACCACATTCCGAGCAATGTGCCCGTCGACAACGCCCTGTACTACTTCGACTACCTGTCGCAGAACTGGTACCGGTAGCGAACCCAAAGGCGCGGACGAATGCGAATCATCGACGCTCACCTGCACGTCTGGCTGACCGACTTGTCGAAGTACCCCTTCAACCCTCGAGTCGCCGCCCCGACGTTGCGGGCAGACGCCGACTTCCTGATCGAGTGCATGGACGATGCCAGGATCGCCGGCGCGCTCATCATCCAGCCGATTGTCTACGGCTTCGACCACCGGTACGTCACCGGAACACTGAAAAGCCATCCGAACCGGTTCCGCGGCATGTGCCTGATCGACCCGCAGCACGCCTGTCCCGAGGACGAGTTGGCGAGATGGCGCGACGAAGGCTACATCGCGGTTCGCTTGAACCCGAATCTGTTCCCGCCGGAGACGCCCCTGGACTCTCCGCTGGGTCACCGCATCTTCGCAGAAGCGGGTCATCTGGGAATGCCGGTCGGCTTCCTGATCAACCCGGACCACTTCGGCGCGGTCGATCGGCTCTGCGAGGCGCACCCGGAGACGGTCGCCGTGATCGACCACTTCGGACACTGCCGCCCGACGCTGAGCGATGGCGAGCAGTTCAGCCATCTGTTGCATCTCGCGCGACACCCGAACCTGCACGTGAAGCTCTCCGAGTTCCCCCGCGCATCGTTTCAGGAGTGGCCCTACGCAGACCTGCATCCATGGCTTCCGCGACTGCTGGAGGCGTATGGGGCACCGCGTCTCATGTGGGCGACCGACTTCCCGTTCATCGTGCCGCAATGTGGCTACACGAGGGGTCTGACGCTGATGACCGACGAAGCCCCCGGGCTGGACGAGGAGACGATGCACTGGTTGCTGGCAGGAACCGCTGAAAAGGTCTTTGGAACCTGGGGCTAGAGCCGCATGGATCGACGAACCTTCCTGCGAACGACCGCTGCCGCCGGACTCGCGCTGGCGACGCGAACCAGTCACACCAGAACGGAGCCGAGTGCCGTGGATACGAAGCACCTGCCGCGCTGGCGCGGCTACAACCTGCTGGAGAAGTTCACGGAGCGTCACAACGCGCCCTTCGTCGAAGCCGACTTCGAATGGATGCGCGAGTGGGGGTTCGATTTCGTGCGGTTGCCGCTGTCCTACTGGTGCTGGTCGAAGCCCGGCGAATGGCGCGAGATGGACGAGAACGTCCTCAAGGACATCGACCAGGCGGTCGAGTTCGGGAGACAGTATGGCGTTCACGTCAACATCAACTTCCATCGGGGACCGGGCTATTGCGTGAACCCTCCGGCGGAGCCTTTCGATCTCTGGACCGACGATCAGGCGCTCGAAGCTTGCTGCTACCAGTGGGCTCGGTTCGCCGAACGGTACCGGGGCATCCCAAACGACCGGGTCAGCTTCGATCTGCTGAACGAGCCGCCGAACATCGCCGAAGAGACGTATACCCGCGTCGTGCGCGCCTTGGTCGCCGCGATCCGCGAGCAGGACCCAGATCGTCTGATCGTCGCCGACGGGCTCCAGTGGGGTCGGACACCGGTGCAGAGCCTCGCCGATCTCGGCGTCGCACAGAGCACGCGCGGCTACGATCCGATGCGGATCAGCCACTTCCGCGCATCGTGGATCCGTGGATCGGACACCTGGGAGGTTCCCACCTGGCCCCTCGACGAAAACGGGCGTAGGTTCGACCGAGCCCGCCTCATGGCTGAACGCATCGAGCCGTGGAAGGCGCTGGAATCGAAGGGCGTCGGCGTGCACGTCGGCGAGTGGGGCGCGTTCCAGCACACGCCGCATGCGGTCGTCCTGTCGTGGATGAGGGACTGCCTCGAGCTCTGGCAGGAAGCCGGTTGGGGATGGGCGATGTGGAACTTCCGGGGCTCGTTCGGCGTCCTCGACAGCGGTCGCAAGGACATCACCTACGAGTCGTTCCGGGGTCACCAGTTGGATCGCGCCATGCTCGAACTCGTCCGAGCTCACTGAGGGCAGCGCGCATGATTCGTCGCTGGGACATCATCACGATTGGGAACCTGTCGCGGAACCGCTACTGGGGCGAAGACGACAGCAGAGCCCGACGCAGCCCCATCTGCACGACGACGCTCATCACGGGAGACGACTTCCGCCTGCTGGTCGATCCGTCGCTCTCGGACGCCGATCGGATGATGGTCGAGCTCGACCGTCGCGCCGGAGTCCCACCAGAGGCGATCATCGACGTGTTTATCACGCACGAGCACGGGGACCACTACGCGGGCATCGCCGCGTTCCCGTCGGCTCGGTGGACCGCCGCGCCTCCGGTGGCAGACGCGCTGAACGGCAGCGGTCGTCTTGCCGAGAAGGTAACGCCTGTCACAGGTGAGCTGTTCGGATGTATCGACATCCTGCCGACCCCAGGACACTGCGACAGCCACCACAGCCTTCGCTTCGACCTCGACGGAAGGTCCGTCGTCGTGGCTGGGGACGCGACGATGACGCGCGACTTCTGGCGCGAGCGGCAGGGGTACTTCAACTCATCCGATTTCGAGCTCGCGGCGAGAACGATGGATCGCCTGTCGCGTATCGCGGACATCGTGATCCCCGGACACGACAACTACTTCCTCGTCCTGCCGACGAGCTAGCGTTTGCCGCTCTCGTTTCAAAAGCCGCGAACCGGATAGGGCTTCATCGTGTCCACGCGCGGCGCGTATCCCGCCGGGAACCGGTCCGAGACGGACCGCCCGTCCTGGAAGAGCTGCCAGGCGTCGGGATCGGACGGAACCGAGGGAAGCGGCGGAAACTCGCGCCAGGCGTTCCCGTCCAGCGGCGAATCGTAGCCGTCCTCCCGCAGCCGGTTGATGAGCTGATCCCGCAGCCGGGCGAGCACATCGGCGAAAGCAGGATTGCCGGCGAGACTTCGCTCCTCCCGCGCTCCCGTAGTTCTGGTCAGGAGCCATTCGCGCCGGTCCGGCGCGGAGTGGATGTACTTGAACGACCGCGTCGCGAGCATGTAAAGCGCCCCGCCATCTTGGCTGAACTGCCCCAGCACTCCCATGCGCTCGACGTTCTTCGCAGCGACCTGTGCCAGGTCTGTCCCGGCGTGTCTCGGCTCCTTCTCCAAGCCCGCTGCGGCGAGGCACGTCGGCAGGATATCGACGAGGCTCGTCGGTTCGTCGCATCGGCTGCCGATGGCGAATCGCTCCGGAAACCGCGCGAGCAGCGGCACGCGCGCGGCGACGTCGAGGAACGACCGCTTGCCGTAGGAACCGTAGTCTCCCAGGAACTCGCCGTGGTCCGACGTGAAGAGGATCAGCGTCCGGTCGAGCACGCCTTCGGACTGCAGCCGGTCGAGGATGCGACCGACATTGTAGTCCACGAACGAGATCGCCGCGCAGTAGGCGGCTCGCATCGTCCGCAGCAGATTCAGGTCGGTGCCCTGATCTCGATACTTGTACCGGTTCTGCAGACGGTTCCAGTGGGTCAGCAGGTGCTCGTAGCCTTCCGGCAGATACGGCAGCGGCATCTCGACCGAACGGTAGAGACGGCTCCAAGGAACCGGCGACTCGAACGGCGGATGCGGCTTGATGAAACTCGTCCAACAGAAGAAGGGACGTTGGCGGTCTCGGCGCGCGAGGAAGTCGAGCGTTCGGTCCGCCGTCCACTGCGTGTTGTGTAGGCGCGGCGGAAGCTGCGACGGCTGCGGGATGTAGTAGAACTCGCTCCGCTCTCCCTGGGGTGCAACGATGTGGTCGTACCCGTTGTCGGTCAGGAACGCGCGGAAATCGTCGTCGCCGCCGCCCTCCTCGGAGTAGTCCCGCGACTCGTACCCCCAGAGAGCCCGCGAGTCGGGTCCGAAGTGCATCTTGCCGACCCCGTGCGTCTCATAGCCCGCCGACGCCAAGTACTGCATCAGCGAGGTTCGCTCCTGCGGCATTGGCGAGTTGGACGTGCATCCGGTTCGGTGAGGATACTCGCCCAGCAGCAGGCTGCAGCGCGACGCCATGCACACCGGCGAGGGGCAATACGCCGACGTGAAGCTCGTGCCATCTCGCACGAGTCGGTCGAGCGCGGGAGTCTGAATGAGCGGGTTCCCCAGCGCCCCGATGGTGTCGAAGCGCTGCTGGTCCGTCATGATGAGCAGGATGTTCGGCGGCATCGGCATGGGCTGTCTCCGACATGAGCTGGCGGTTCCTGCGACGGCTTCGCCATCGTGACCTGAGCCATGCGATGCGTCAAGCACGTTCCGCGCCGAACGCCGCGAGGGTACAATGCGTCGCAGCGTCGCGTTGAACCCGTCACCCCACGCGCCTGGAGCGGTCCCTATGCCTTCGCTCTTCACGCCGGAACAGCGAGCGCGCATCCACAACGCCTACTTCGACGCGATGAGCGACCCCGTGTGGCAGCCCCCGGCGTCGCTCGATGCATGGGAACGCCGAGCCCATGTCGTCCGTCGGGAACTGGCGCGAGTGCTGGGGCTCGCCCCGCTGCCGCACCGTCCGCCGCTGCGCGTCCAGGTGACGGGCGAGATCGAAGCGGACGACTACACGGTGACACGGCTCTACTGGCAATCGTTCGAGGGCTTCTACGCGGGAGGATGGCTCTACAAGCCGAAGCGGCTGCGCGAGCCCGCGCCGGCGGTTCTGAACCCCCACGGACACTGGTCAAACGGCGCGAGACATCCGGTCGTCCAATCACGGTTGATCGGGCTCGCCAAGCGCGGATACGCCGCCCTCGCGGTGGACTCCGTTCATGTGACCGATTTCGCCAGCGGCTTGTGCTCCATGACCGCGATGACGTGGAACAACATCCGCGCCATCGACCTGCTCTGCGCGATGGATGACGTGGACACGTCGCGCATCGGATGCACCGGCGCGTCCGGCGGCGGTCAACAGACGATGTACGTCGCCGCGTTGGACGACCGCATCACCGCCACGGTCAACGTCGCCCTCGTCACCTGGTTCAAGAAGATCCTCTTCCCGACCGAGCAGACCCACTGCTACTGCAACCACGTGCCGGGGCTGCTTGCCGTCACCGACGAGCCGGAGATCGTCGCGACGATTGCGCCAAAGCCCAGCCTCTATCTGTGCGTGACGGGCGACTGGACGCGACACTTCCCGCAAGACGAGTTCCCGCAGATCGCACACGTCTACGGTCTCTACGGAGCTCGCGACCGGACCGACGTCGCCCAATGGGACTGGGAACACGACTACCATCGCCCGATGCGCGAGCGCATGTACGCCTGGTTCGACCGGTGCTTGCGCGGCGTCGGCGACGGCGCCCACGCGACCGAACCGGAGATCGAAACGCGGACTCCCGAGGAGCTCGACGCGCTCTCGGCTCCCGTCGCCGGGGCGCGTCCGTGGAACGAACTGCCCGATTACTACCGGAGCACGCTTGCGCCGTCGAGACCCGATCCGTCCCACCTCCGCTCGCTGTTGGGCGCGGACAAGCGCCGCGTCTGGCTCGAAGCCGACCTGTTCACTCGACGCAACGGAGCGTCGTGGGTCGCGCGAGGGGCTTCGGGCGTCCCGATTCCTCTCACCGTGCATTCGAGCGTGTCCGGCGATGGCGCTCGAATCCTGATACTATTGCATCCAGACGGGAAGGATGCCGCCGCGGAGACGGATGTCCGCGCGCTCATCGGTCGCGGATGGACCGTCGTTGCGCCCGATGTGCGGTGGCGCGGCGAGTTTCAGATCCGCTGGAACCTGAACGCCACAGTCTGGGGCAGACCGGAGGTCGGGTCCGCCGCCGACGACGTGATCGCGCTGATCGATGAGTTCCAATCGCGACGCCCGGAGCTGGTCGAGATCGCCGTCGTGGGTGTTGGCGACCTTGGAGTCGCCGCGCTTGCCGCTGCCGCGCTGGATCGCCGCATCCGAACGGTCATCGCTCCATCGCTGGGGCTTCGCTACACCGACGGCAGGATCGACTCGCCGCTCCCGAACGTCCTGAGGTACGGCGACCTGGAGGACCTGGTCCGACTGTGCGCTGGAAAGCGTATCCTGATTGGCGGCGTGGGCGCGGACGGAGCCCTGTACGAAAGGATCGGCGCGACGGTGCTGTCGGCAGACCCGCCCAACGCTTGGATCGACGCGCTCGCGTAGACGGAGACGACCCGCATTGGCGAAGAGCAAGTTCACAATGCTGGCGCTCGACAGCGCGACGTCAGCGCGGCGCGGAACGTTCCGGACGGCTCACGGGGTGTTCCACACGCCGGCGTTCATGTCCGTCGGGACGAAAGCGACCGTCAAGAGCCTGACGCCGCACGAGTTGCGGGCGTGCGGGGCTGAGGTCGTTCTGGCGAATACCTATCACCTCTATCTCAGACCCGGACACGCGGTTGTCGAGAAGGCGGGCGGGCTCCATCGTTTCATGGGCTGGAAGGGCCCGATACTCACGGATTCCGGCGGGTTCCAGGTGTTCAGTCTGGGCGACAAACGGACGATCAACGAGGAGGGCGCCGAGTTCCGCTCGGAGATCGACGGGTCCAAGCACCTCATCTCGCCGGAGAAGTCCATCGAGATACAGAACGCGCTCGGAGCGGACATCATCATGGTTTTCGACGAATGCACGCCCTATCCGGCGACGTACGAGTACGCCCAGAACTCGATGGAGCTCACACTGCGTTGGGCGGCGAGGAGCAAGAGGGCGCATCGGAACGAGCATCAGCACTTGTTTGGTATCGTCCAAGGCGGCATGTTCCCCGATTTGCGCAAGAGAAGCGCCGAGGCGACCATCGAGATCGGGTTCCCAGGCTATGCCATCGGCGGGCTGGGCGTCGGCGAAGAGAAGGAGCTGATGTACGAGATGACGGCGTCCACAGCGCCGTTGCTGCCGGAGGACAAGCCCCGCTACCTGATGGGCGTCGGCACGCCGGAGGATATCGTGCAGGCGATCCGGTGCGGCGTCGATATGTTCGACTGCGTCATGCCGACGAGGAACGCGCGACACGGCTTCATCTTCACGACCGGCGAGCCCGTGCGCATCCGCAACGCCCGGTACCGAGACGATTTCACGCCGCTCGATCCGGACTGCACCTGCTACACCTGCCGTCACCACACGCGCTCATACCTGCGCCACCTCTACATCGAGGAGGAACTGCTGGGCAGACGCCTGCTGTCGATCCACAACCTCCATTTCTACCTCCACATGATGCGCGGGATTCGGGCAGCCATCGAGCAGGGCGCCTTCGGAACGATGAGCCATGAGATCGGCGAGCTGGTCAGGCTTGGGCAGTCCGTCAGTGCGACGACCGCCCGCTCCCAGGAGGAAGGGCTCTGATGGAACTCATCGGGATTGCCCTCATCGTCATCGCGGTCCTTACCTACGACTTCAGGATGAAGGAGATGGGCAAGGAGGGGCTGCTGAAGCCGAAGGGATCGTCGAAAAAGGGCGCGACGAATCGCGAACTGGATCAGCTACGCGCGGAAGTCTCCGACGTGCGCCAGAGCGTCCGTCGCATGGAGGAGCAGCTCGCCGAGTTCATGATCGCCACGGAACGCGCGCGCCTCGCGGACAACGCTCCGCGACGCCTCCCGTCCGACGACCGGTAATCGGCGCGGGGATCGGCGTCAACGCCTCGCCGCTTCTGCCTGCCATCGGTGGAGCTCTTCGAGAATGTCGTCCCTGCCCTCGTAGCGCTTGTAGACGAGTCTCGCCCGGAACGAGTCGCGTTGCCCGACGACGTAGTCCGGCACAATGAACTGGAAGTCCCAGGCTGGGTTCGTCGTCTGCGCATGCGTCGAGTCCCCGCCACCGGACGGCGAGTGCGAGAACCGGATCCCCTCGGATCGGTCGAACATCAGGATCGCGACCATCCCGTGGAACCGTCCGTAGAAGAACGGCTCGCTGAAGGTCAGCCGGGACCGGTTCGTGTAGAGCATCGGCGGGTGTTCGGGCGAGAACGTCGGCAGCTCGGACCCGTCGTCGGGCAGAACCGTGCTCTCGTCGTTGTGCTCCTGCGTGCAGAGCTGCACCCATCGTTCGCGTCGTCGGAAGTAGATGCTCTTGTCGTGCGGCGCGTTGATGTAGCTCGCCCAGAAGAGCCCGATGTACCCGTGCTCGAAGACCGGTTTGTGCGCCATGCACTCGAAGACCATATCGATGTAGTGAGGCTCGTGCAGTCGGAAGGTCGTGATGCTCTCGAGTCCGAAGTACGGCGTCGCGGGCTGGTGGAGCTGGACTGTGGCGTCGTCCAACTTCGAGAACGTCATGTCCGCTTGGCGAGGCTCGTACCGCAGCTCATGCGCGGTGGCGTGCCCGTCGTAGATGTGCTCGAGGTTCAGCCCGGCGTAGGCGGGCACGAACAGGCTCTCGCTCTGATGGCGGGACGCCAGCGAGTAGACGCCGTTGTAGCCAGCCCGATGCTCGTCCTCAGCCCCGTTGTCGCCGATGACAGCGCGCAGATCCCCGATGTGAAACTCGCCGGACGCCATGTTGCACCTCGCTCCCCGATACCGAGGCAGTTTCGTCACGACGGCGCACAGTCGCCATCAGCCAGCAACCACGTTGCGGACGCAGCGGAACCCAACGCTCGGATCCGCCGTTGTCGCGGGCAGGAAGCCGCGATAGCCGCAGCGAAGCATGCTGCCGAAGCTTTGCCACGAGCCGCCGCGAACGACGCGGCGCGATGAAGGCTCCGCAGCCAGCGGGTTCCGCACGGGTTCACCTTCCGGCGCTCGATTGCCGTAAGCGTCGCTCGCGTAGCCGTCGGCGCACCATTCCCACACGTTGCCTGCCATGTCGAACAGCCCGAAGGCGTTGGGCGGATAGGACCCGACCGGCGTCGTGCGGGAAAAGGCTTGGTCGTAGTTCGCGAGCGCGTGTGTCGGCTCCGCGTCGCCCCACGGGAAACGCGATTCCTGTCGGTCGGCGCGCGCCGCTCGCTCCCACTCGGCCTCGGTCGGGAGCCGCTTACCCACCCATGCCGCATACTGCGACGCCTCAGTCCACGTGACGCCGATGACGGGCTGATCCGGTCCATCAAACCCTCGGCGTCCCCAGTGCGCTGGGAGCCGCGCCCCGGTCAGTCGGGCGTACCTCGCCCAATCGGCGTTCGTGACGAGGCAACAATCAATTTCGTAGGCGCCCAGGCAGACGGCGTGGCGAGGCATCTCATTCTGGAACACGGCTCCCGGTTCGTCTTCGGTGCTCCCCATGAGGAACGCCCCCGCCGGAACCAGCGCCATGGTCATTGCGCAGTCCAGCCGCCGTCGACGAAGAGGGCGGAGCCCGTCATGAAGCTCGACGCATCCGACGCTAAGAAGACGATCACTGACGCGAGCTCGACCGTATCGCCCCACCTGCCCATCGGGATTTTCGACAGGAACGCCTGGTAGGCTTCCGGGTT from Candidatus Poribacteria bacterium includes the following:
- a CDS encoding glycoside hydrolase; the encoded protein is MDRRTFLRTTAAAGLALATRTSHTRTEPSAVDTKHLPRWRGYNLLEKFTERHNAPFVEADFEWMREWGFDFVRLPLSYWCWSKPGEWREMDENVLKDIDQAVEFGRQYGVHVNINFHRGPGYCVNPPAEPFDLWTDDQALEACCYQWARFAERYRGIPNDRVSFDLLNEPPNIAEETYTRVVRALVAAIREQDPDRLIVADGLQWGRTPVQSLADLGVAQSTRGYDPMRISHFRASWIRGSDTWEVPTWPLDENGRRFDRARLMAERIEPWKALESKGVGVHVGEWGAFQHTPHAVVLSWMRDCLELWQEAGWGWAMWNFRGSFGVLDSGRKDITYESFRGHQLDRAMLELVRAH
- a CDS encoding IS5 family transposase, which translates into the protein MAVRRWIDGQSDGQSDHPRRRGRTQPDGSRKKGVKRSVVVESNGGPLGVTIAGANVHDTQLLAATLDAIVLASPFPTEEQPLHLCLDKAYDNPTGAQAIADSGYIGHVRRIGEEKLDDHGEKTHPARRWVVERTMAWLAKYRSIRVRYEVKPENYCGLVKLACILIWARIWHRLKAAYAD
- a CDS encoding amidohydrolase, with the translated sequence MRIIDAHLHVWLTDLSKYPFNPRVAAPTLRADADFLIECMDDARIAGALIIQPIVYGFDHRYVTGTLKSHPNRFRGMCLIDPQHACPEDELARWRDEGYIAVRLNPNLFPPETPLDSPLGHRIFAEAGHLGMPVGFLINPDHFGAVDRLCEAHPETVAVIDHFGHCRPTLSDGEQFSHLLHLARHPNLHVKLSEFPRASFQEWPYADLHPWLPRLLEAYGAPRLMWATDFPFIVPQCGYTRGLTLMTDEAPGLDEETMHWLLAGTAEKVFGTWG
- the tgt gene encoding tRNA guanosine(34) transglycosylase Tgt; the encoded protein is MLALDSATSARRGTFRTAHGVFHTPAFMSVGTKATVKSLTPHELRACGAEVVLANTYHLYLRPGHAVVEKAGGLHRFMGWKGPILTDSGGFQVFSLGDKRTINEEGAEFRSEIDGSKHLISPEKSIEIQNALGADIIMVFDECTPYPATYEYAQNSMELTLRWAARSKRAHRNEHQHLFGIVQGGMFPDLRKRSAEATIEIGFPGYAIGGLGVGEEKELMYEMTASTAPLLPEDKPRYLMGVGTPEDIVQAIRCGVDMFDCVMPTRNARHGFIFTTGEPVRIRNARYRDDFTPLDPDCTCYTCRHHTRSYLRHLYIEEELLGRRLLSIHNLHFYLHMMRGIRAAIEQGAFGTMSHEIGELVRLGQSVSATTARSQEEGL
- a CDS encoding MBL fold metallo-hydrolase; protein product: MIRRWDIITIGNLSRNRYWGEDDSRARRSPICTTTLITGDDFRLLVDPSLSDADRMMVELDRRAGVPPEAIIDVFITHEHGDHYAGIAAFPSARWTAAPPVADALNGSGRLAEKVTPVTGELFGCIDILPTPGHCDSHHSLRFDLDGRSVVVAGDATMTRDFWRERQGYFNSSDFELAARTMDRLSRIADIVIPGHDNYFLVLPTS
- a CDS encoding acetylxylan esterase, producing MRRSVALNPSPHAPGAVPMPSLFTPEQRARIHNAYFDAMSDPVWQPPASLDAWERRAHVVRRELARVLGLAPLPHRPPLRVQVTGEIEADDYTVTRLYWQSFEGFYAGGWLYKPKRLREPAPAVLNPHGHWSNGARHPVVQSRLIGLAKRGYAALAVDSVHVTDFASGLCSMTAMTWNNIRAIDLLCAMDDVDTSRIGCTGASGGGQQTMYVAALDDRITATVNVALVTWFKKILFPTEQTHCYCNHVPGLLAVTDEPEIVATIAPKPSLYLCVTGDWTRHFPQDEFPQIAHVYGLYGARDRTDVAQWDWEHDYHRPMRERMYAWFDRCLRGVGDGAHATEPEIETRTPEELDALSAPVAGARPWNELPDYYRSTLAPSRPDPSHLRSLLGADKRRVWLEADLFTRRNGASWVARGASGVPIPLTVHSSVSGDGARILILLHPDGKDAAAETDVRALIGRGWTVVAPDVRWRGEFQIRWNLNATVWGRPEVGSAADDVIALIDEFQSRRPELVEIAVVGVGDLGVAALAAAALDRRIRTVIAPSLGLRYTDGRIDSPLPNVLRYGDLEDLVRLCAGKRILIGGVGADGALYERIGATVLSADPPNAWIDALA
- a CDS encoding formylglycine-generating enzyme family protein; the encoded protein is MTMALVPAGAFLMGSTEDEPGAVFQNEMPRHAVCLGAYEIDCCLVTNADWARYARLTGARLPAHWGRRGFDGPDQPVIGVTWTEASQYAAWVGKRLPTEAEWERAARADRQESRFPWGDAEPTHALANYDQAFSRTTPVGSYPPNAFGLFDMAGNVWEWCADGYASDAYGNRAPEGEPVRNPLAAEPSSRRVVRGGSWQSFGSMLRCGYRGFLPATTADPSVGFRCVRNVVAG